The Archangium primigenium genomic interval GCGACTGGCCGGTGGCCACCGGCCACTGCACCGGGTGGCCGTTGGGCGCCAGCGTGGGACGGAAGCGCGTGCCGATGTCGAACAGCGTGAAGAGCAGCAGCAGCACCACGAACAGCATGGAGCAGCCGAACACGAGCCGGTTGGCTCCCTGATGCTCGGACAGGTGCATGAAGTAGAGCGCCACCAAGGTGCCCTTCACCGACGCAATCACCAGCGCCAGCGCCAGACCCCAGTCCGGCATGTGCATGCGGCCGGTCACCACCGTGACGACGGTGAGCACCATCAGGGCGATCCAGATGATGACGTAGATGCCGGGGCCCGAGTGATGCTCGTGCCGCATGTCGTGTGATTCCTTGGACGACTCATTCGCGATCGCGGACATGGAGGGTCGGTTCCCTTAGATGAGGTACAGCATGGGGAAGAGGAAGATCCACACCAGGTCCACGAGGTGCCAGTACATGCTGCCCAGCTCGACCGCGGTGTAGTTGCGGCCGCTGAACTCGTTGCGC includes:
- a CDS encoding cytochrome C oxidase subunit IV family protein, yielding MRHEHHSGPGIYVIIWIALMVLTVVTVVTGRMHMPDWGLALALVIASVKGTLVALYFMHLSEHQGANRLVFGCSMLFVVLLLLFTLFDIGTRFRPTLAPNGHPVQWPVATGQSLPYEGQTGPAPLVPTH